In Micromonospora sp. NBC_01813, the following are encoded in one genomic region:
- a CDS encoding Acb2/Tad1 domain-containing protein produces MSPEDIDNRFDYHAPTKQRAARHQLVRDTCATLAEELNELLPEGREKALAMTKVEEAMFWANAAVARQEGKAA; encoded by the coding sequence ATGAGTCCGGAGGACATCGACAACCGCTTCGACTACCACGCTCCGACCAAGCAGCGGGCCGCGCGGCACCAGTTGGTTCGCGACACGTGCGCCACTCTGGCCGAGGAGCTGAACGAGCTGCTTCCGGAGGGCCGGGAGAAGGCGCTAGCGATGACGAAGGTCGAGGAGGCCATGTTCTGGGCGAACGCCGCGGTGGCGCGCCAGGAAGGGAAGGCCGCGTGA
- a CDS encoding AAA family ATPase, with protein sequence MPGLQPLYNMEVRPRHGEVVMIAGRSGTQKSGFALWWMAQMGLPTLYFSADMSPFTASARIASMFLGEPTESIEERMARGGRARQEALDAIESVPMTFAFGQLNWQSVDQELESYVELWDSYPQCVVFDNLMDFEGAEADYSVQMNVMSNATAFARETGATTVLLHHASDKSWDAKTAPYEPPSRNEVKGGLSEKPELSLSVALDPNSMEYKIACIKQRMGPSDPTARRYAVLRCQPELTRFHAR encoded by the coding sequence GTGCCGGGCCTCCAACCGCTCTACAACATGGAGGTCCGGCCCCGGCACGGCGAGGTAGTCATGATCGCCGGCCGCAGCGGCACGCAGAAGTCAGGGTTCGCGCTGTGGTGGATGGCGCAGATGGGGCTGCCGACGCTGTACTTCAGCGCCGACATGTCGCCGTTTACCGCCTCAGCACGGATCGCCAGCATGTTCCTCGGCGAACCCACCGAGTCGATCGAGGAGCGGATGGCCCGAGGGGGCCGAGCCAGACAGGAAGCCCTCGACGCCATCGAGTCGGTGCCCATGACGTTCGCCTTCGGCCAGCTCAACTGGCAGTCGGTGGACCAGGAGCTGGAGAGCTACGTCGAGCTGTGGGACTCGTATCCGCAGTGCGTGGTGTTCGACAACCTCATGGACTTCGAGGGCGCAGAGGCGGACTACTCGGTGCAGATGAACGTGATGAGTAACGCCACGGCGTTCGCCCGGGAGACCGGGGCCACCACGGTCCTGCTGCACCACGCCTCCGACAAGTCGTGGGATGCCAAGACGGCACCTTACGAACCACCATCGCGCAACGAGGTCAAGGGCGGACTGAGCGAGAAGCCTGAGCTGAGCCTCAGTGTGGCGCTCGACCCGAACAGCATGGAGTACAAGATCGCCTGCATCAAGCAGCGTATGGGTCCATCCGACCCGACCGCGCGACGGTACGCGGTGCTGCGCTGCCAGCCGGAACTGACCCGCTTCCACGCACGGTGA
- a CDS encoding endonuclease VII domain-containing protein translates to MTDCVACGEPLTGRQRKFCGSACSKRASRAAWIEKVYGITLAEWDAIFAAQGGGCGICQRPPRPGETFHLDHEHSKGQSGPVRGILCPYCNTRLIGRLKDHTKAQLMADYLREPPATRALGRVVIAPGRPKKKRSLKRRRP, encoded by the coding sequence GTGACCGACTGTGTCGCCTGCGGAGAGCCGCTGACCGGCCGGCAGAGGAAGTTCTGTGGGTCGGCGTGCTCGAAGCGGGCGAGCCGGGCGGCGTGGATCGAGAAGGTCTACGGGATCACCCTCGCCGAATGGGACGCGATCTTCGCGGCTCAGGGGGGCGGGTGCGGCATCTGCCAGCGCCCGCCCCGCCCCGGGGAGACGTTCCACCTGGACCACGAGCACTCCAAGGGCCAGTCCGGGCCGGTCAGGGGCATCCTCTGTCCCTACTGCAACACCAGGCTGATCGGCCGGCTCAAGGACCACACGAAGGCCCAGTTGATGGCCGACTACCTGCGCGAGCCACCGGCTACCCGGGCGCTCGGTCGGGTGGTGATCGCACCGGGCAGGCCGAAGAAGAAGCGCTCACTGAAACGGAGGCGACCGTGA
- a CDS encoding CHC2 zinc finger domain-containing protein, translating into MVLKSRNRQMVRCPLHEDRTPSCSVRLDEDLWNCHSCGKGGSSWDLLMEKEGVNFVGARALAAKFGLTTDGPGPGGEPVSGGSYFGRRGLPPVTGGKPGGGGYKPSWRRR; encoded by the coding sequence GTGGTTCTGAAGTCACGGAACCGGCAGATGGTCCGGTGCCCGCTACACGAAGACCGGACTCCGTCCTGCTCTGTGCGGCTAGATGAGGACCTGTGGAACTGCCACTCGTGCGGCAAGGGCGGGTCCTCATGGGACCTGCTGATGGAGAAGGAAGGGGTGAACTTTGTCGGAGCGAGAGCCCTTGCGGCCAAGTTCGGACTCACAACGGACGGCCCTGGACCAGGCGGTGAGCCGGTATCAGGTGGCTCTTACTTCGGACGCCGCGGCCTTCCTCCTGTCACGGGGGGTAAGCCGGGAGGCGGCGGCTATAAGCCGTCTTGGCGTCGTCGCTGA
- a CDS encoding toprim domain-containing protein, with protein MSRYQVALTSDAAAFLLSRGVSREAAAISRLGVVADPAPGHGGYTGWLALPYLRHDGQAVSIRFRCIDPMCGVLRRRRLATDPKEQHFGHGKYMSLEDEPSRVFYIPAVHLADDEIHVTEGEFDAIILNQVGLPAVAIPGASGWQPHHRRMLAGFSRVWVWGDPDDAGAKFVAKVCRAMRQARGIQLSIGDVTETYLEQGAGGLYALLESERG; from the coding sequence GTGAGCCGGTATCAGGTGGCTCTTACTTCGGACGCCGCGGCCTTCCTCCTGTCACGGGGGGTAAGCCGGGAGGCGGCGGCTATAAGCCGTCTTGGCGTCGTCGCTGACCCCGCACCGGGGCACGGCGGCTACACGGGCTGGCTGGCGCTGCCGTACCTGCGACACGACGGGCAGGCGGTGAGCATCCGGTTCCGCTGCATCGATCCGATGTGCGGAGTGCTGCGGCGCCGCCGGCTCGCTACCGATCCGAAAGAGCAGCACTTCGGTCACGGCAAGTACATGAGCCTGGAGGACGAGCCGAGCCGGGTCTTCTACATCCCGGCGGTCCACTTGGCCGACGACGAGATCCACGTTACCGAGGGCGAGTTCGACGCGATCATCCTCAACCAGGTCGGCCTACCGGCCGTGGCCATCCCGGGAGCCTCCGGGTGGCAACCGCACCACCGACGGATGCTCGCCGGCTTCAGTCGAGTCTGGGTCTGGGGGGATCCCGACGACGCTGGAGCGAAGTTCGTCGCCAAGGTCTGCCGGGCTATGCGGCAGGCGCGCGGCATCCAACTCAGCATCGGAGACGTAACCGAAACCTATCTGGAGCAAGGGGCCGGCGGGCTGTACGCGCTACTGGAAAGCGAGAGGGGCTAA
- a CDS encoding ribonuclease H-like domain-containing protein: MRTLYLDIETTPNLAYVWRLWRQNVSLSQLVDTAQVLCVAWKWRGERPVQFAGINGGHQEMLDAVHAALTEAELVVHYNGKVFDIPHLNRAFVMAGMKPPAPYAQLDILSQVRKQFRFPSNKLAHVSEALGLEGKVEHSGFNLWVRCMAGEASAWQEMERYNKRDVLLLEELHDRLSGWLPGSPNARLLDDRDDVCPQCGSDDLRREGHAFTQVGKVQRWQCRACGAWSRSSARVSGTQIRSMS; the protein is encoded by the coding sequence TTGAGGACGCTCTACCTCGACATCGAGACGACCCCGAACCTGGCGTACGTGTGGAGGCTGTGGCGACAGAACGTCTCGCTGTCACAGCTGGTCGACACGGCTCAGGTGCTCTGCGTCGCGTGGAAGTGGCGCGGAGAGCGGCCGGTGCAGTTCGCCGGCATCAACGGCGGGCACCAGGAAATGCTGGATGCGGTGCACGCGGCGCTCACCGAGGCCGAGCTGGTGGTGCACTACAACGGCAAAGTGTTCGACATCCCGCACTTGAACCGGGCGTTCGTGATGGCGGGCATGAAGCCGCCGGCACCGTACGCGCAGCTCGACATCCTGTCCCAGGTGCGCAAGCAGTTCAGATTCCCTAGCAACAAGCTGGCGCACGTCAGCGAGGCGCTGGGTCTGGAGGGGAAGGTCGAGCACTCCGGCTTCAATCTATGGGTGCGTTGCATGGCCGGAGAAGCCTCGGCGTGGCAGGAAATGGAGCGCTACAACAAGCGCGACGTCCTCTTGCTAGAGGAGCTGCACGACCGGCTCAGTGGCTGGCTGCCCGGCTCCCCGAACGCGCGACTCCTCGACGACCGCGACGACGTGTGCCCGCAGTGCGGCTCGGATGACCTTCGGCGCGAAGGGCACGCGTTCACTCAGGTTGGCAAGGTTCAGCGGTGGCAGTGCCGGGCGTGTGGTGCCTGGTCGCGGTCCAGCGCTCGGGTTTCCGGTACGCAGATCAGGAGCATGTCGTGA
- a CDS encoding recombinase family protein: protein MVSTSEFILIFITCWQGPMTRRFQCTAPARAGAITVGEPTPLRCAIYCRISQDRESLEKGVRDQEADCRELAANLGFEVVRVYVDNDLSASTKARKRRPDYEDMMTAAEAGHLDVLVSLSNGRFTRRPMELERLIKLHEVRGTLLHTVKSGTDDLSTADGRMVARIKAAVDAGEAERTGERVERAAKRRREAGELHGGARTFGYVHGSPLGYCREIDPVAKKALRDGMARLIRTGKVSEVRKLWQRMGVRTPLGKEWTNDGNVARTLRNPRIAGLVAHDGVVVGVGNWPAIFTRAEHEAILEALGGRGAKGKGGPPRARKYLLPGFVYCLCGAPMSAQVYRSEEKGGINRYVCISQRGGCGQCSRQRPWLETAVREWVAGAIEGRVGAPEVEVSDSPAIEAEIQEIAAEIRRIQSGLAKGIYTDDEALDQIIPRRQQIQELRTKQGDLVKQAVVPVDREQELDDWLDDDPETLHMRREILGRYLKRIIVKPVGKGASSKWGGTPLDSIVIVPRD, encoded by the coding sequence GTGGTATCGACGAGCGAGTTCATACTTATCTTCATCACCTGCTGGCAAGGACCGATGACCCGGAGGTTCCAGTGTACTGCACCCGCCCGAGCAGGGGCCATCACCGTGGGTGAGCCGACTCCGCTACGCTGCGCGATCTACTGCCGGATCAGCCAGGACCGGGAGAGTCTGGAGAAGGGCGTCCGCGACCAGGAGGCCGACTGCCGGGAGCTGGCAGCCAACCTCGGCTTCGAGGTCGTCCGCGTCTACGTCGACAACGACCTGTCGGCCAGCACGAAGGCCCGCAAGCGCCGGCCCGACTACGAGGACATGATGACCGCGGCCGAAGCCGGACACCTCGACGTCCTCGTGTCGCTGAGCAACGGCCGCTTCACTCGTCGACCGATGGAGCTGGAGCGCCTGATCAAGCTGCACGAGGTCAGGGGCACCTTGCTCCACACCGTCAAGAGTGGCACCGACGACCTGTCGACCGCCGACGGCCGGATGGTCGCCCGAATCAAGGCCGCGGTTGACGCGGGCGAGGCCGAGCGCACCGGGGAACGGGTTGAGAGGGCCGCCAAGCGGCGAAGGGAGGCCGGTGAGCTGCATGGCGGGGCCAGGACGTTCGGCTACGTCCACGGCTCTCCGCTGGGTTACTGCCGAGAGATCGACCCGGTCGCCAAGAAGGCGTTGCGGGACGGCATGGCGAGGCTGATCCGCACCGGGAAGGTGTCCGAGGTGCGCAAGCTGTGGCAGCGCATGGGCGTCAGGACGCCGCTCGGGAAGGAGTGGACCAACGACGGCAACGTGGCGCGAACCCTGAGGAATCCCCGGATCGCCGGGCTCGTGGCTCACGACGGAGTGGTGGTTGGTGTCGGCAACTGGCCCGCCATCTTCACCAGGGCCGAGCACGAAGCCATCCTGGAAGCCCTCGGGGGGCGGGGTGCCAAGGGGAAGGGCGGTCCGCCACGGGCGCGAAAGTACCTGCTGCCAGGCTTCGTGTACTGCCTCTGCGGTGCCCCGATGTCAGCCCAGGTCTACAGGTCGGAGGAGAAGGGCGGCATCAACCGCTACGTCTGCATCTCCCAGCGGGGCGGCTGCGGCCAGTGCTCGCGCCAGCGTCCTTGGCTGGAGACTGCGGTGCGGGAATGGGTGGCCGGTGCCATCGAGGGCAGAGTCGGCGCCCCGGAAGTGGAGGTCAGCGACAGCCCGGCCATCGAAGCTGAGATCCAGGAGATCGCGGCCGAGATCCGGCGGATCCAGAGCGGGCTCGCCAAGGGCATCTACACCGACGATGAGGCCCTGGACCAGATCATCCCCAGGAGGCAGCAGATCCAGGAGCTGCGGACTAAGCAGGGGGACCTGGTTAAGCAGGCTGTCGTCCCGGTCGACCGGGAGCAGGAACTAGACGACTGGCTTGACGATGATCCGGAAACCCTGCACATGCGCCGGGAGATCCTGGGCCGCTACCTCAAGCGGATCATCGTCAAGCCAGTCGGGAAGGGTGCCAGTAGCAAGTGGGGCGGGACGCCCCTGGATTCGATCGTTATCGTTCCTCGCGACTGA
- a CDS encoding metal-dependent transcriptional regulator gives MNSLVDTTEMYLRTILELEEESVAPLRARIAERLHQSGPTVSQTVARMERDGLLTIEDDRHLRLTDTGRAQAVSVMRKHRLAELLLVNVIGMPYEEAHEEACRWEHVMSDAVEKKVYDLLNRPTRSPYGNPIPGLDAFSDGPAVFVDPDLSPETERNLAFPGLTGTVVVRRICESVQTNSDVLRQLHSAGVDPGATVTVAQERDGVTIDRSGERIHLPREVASRVFVAAADHGRSLAGAPA, from the coding sequence ATGAACTCGCTCGTCGATACCACCGAGATGTATCTGCGCACCATTCTTGAGCTCGAAGAGGAGTCGGTGGCGCCGTTGCGCGCCCGGATAGCCGAGCGGTTGCATCAGAGCGGTCCCACCGTCAGCCAGACGGTCGCCCGGATGGAGCGTGACGGGCTGCTCACCATCGAGGACGACCGCCACCTGCGGCTCACCGACACCGGCCGGGCGCAGGCGGTGTCGGTGATGCGCAAGCACCGACTGGCCGAGCTCCTGCTTGTCAACGTCATCGGCATGCCCTACGAGGAGGCCCACGAAGAGGCCTGCCGGTGGGAGCACGTGATGAGCGACGCGGTCGAGAAGAAGGTCTACGACCTGCTCAACCGGCCGACCCGGTCGCCGTACGGCAATCCGATTCCCGGTCTGGACGCGTTCAGCGACGGGCCGGCGGTCTTCGTCGACCCCGACCTCAGCCCGGAGACCGAACGCAACCTGGCCTTCCCGGGGCTGACCGGCACGGTCGTGGTGCGGCGGATCTGCGAAAGCGTGCAGACCAACTCCGACGTCCTCCGCCAGTTGCACTCGGCCGGCGTCGACCCGGGCGCGACGGTCACCGTGGCCCAGGAACGCGACGGGGTGACCATCGACCGGTCCGGGGAGCGGATCCATCTGCCGCGCGAGGTCGCCTCCCGGGTGTTCGTCGCGGCCGCCGATCACGGTCGTTCGCTCGCCGGCGCCCCGGCCTGA
- a CDS encoding DUF5522 domain-containing protein, which yields MAAKRGRRLPLADRPLTEPHPARLPAGHPHRAAILAAHTAALDAGAAGYLDPGTGLFVLTAAFLARRGTCCDQGCRHCPYLA from the coding sequence ATGGCAGCCAAGCGGGGGCGGCGTCTGCCGTTGGCGGACCGGCCGCTCACCGAGCCGCATCCGGCCCGGTTGCCGGCCGGGCATCCGCACCGGGCGGCGATCCTGGCGGCGCACACGGCGGCGCTCGACGCGGGTGCCGCCGGCTATCTCGACCCGGGCACCGGACTGTTCGTGCTGACCGCGGCGTTCCTCGCCCGCCGGGGGACTTGCTGTGACCAGGGTTGCCGGCACTGTCCGTACCTGGCGTGA
- a CDS encoding TRM11 family SAM-dependent methyltransferase, producing MTEYALLIHPSANRVYAESAVELAAAELAVFSDLAFGGRLTDIGTTVIGGLPYVCFTGDELTDRDLSTLANLSARYAFFAREGDLLRPVAAAGRDRFDSDLITIPKYAGKTNEQFTKLLLNVTALATTGSAGAGRSGAVADPLGPDSPPLRVLDPMCGRGTTLNQAMMYGWHAAGVEIDGKDFEVYANFIRTWLKHKRLKHSAEIAQVRRNRTQLGRRLAITLAASKEDHKAGRTLDLTMVHADTRRGRDFFRAGSFDAIVTDAPYGVQHGTRGQADRLTRDPLGLLAEALPVWVALLRPGGALGISWNTLVAARDDLAALLVKAGLKVADGPGYAGFAHRVDQAIVRDLIVARRP from the coding sequence ATGACCGAGTACGCCCTGCTGATCCACCCGTCGGCGAACCGGGTGTACGCCGAGTCCGCCGTCGAGCTGGCCGCCGCCGAGTTGGCGGTCTTCAGCGACCTGGCGTTCGGCGGACGACTGACCGACATCGGGACCACCGTGATCGGCGGGCTGCCGTACGTGTGCTTCACCGGCGACGAGCTGACCGACCGGGACCTGTCGACGCTGGCCAACCTCTCCGCCCGGTACGCGTTCTTCGCCCGCGAGGGTGACCTGCTGCGGCCGGTCGCGGCGGCCGGACGGGACCGCTTCGACAGCGACCTGATCACCATCCCGAAGTACGCCGGGAAGACCAACGAGCAGTTCACCAAGCTGCTGCTGAACGTCACCGCGCTGGCGACCACCGGCTCGGCCGGTGCCGGCCGCTCCGGTGCGGTGGCCGACCCGCTCGGCCCGGACTCACCGCCACTGCGGGTCCTCGATCCGATGTGCGGCCGGGGCACCACCCTCAACCAGGCGATGATGTACGGCTGGCACGCCGCCGGGGTGGAGATCGACGGCAAGGACTTCGAGGTGTACGCCAACTTCATCCGTACCTGGTTGAAGCACAAGCGGCTCAAGCACTCTGCCGAGATCGCTCAGGTGCGGCGCAACCGGACCCAGTTGGGCCGACGGCTGGCGATCACCCTGGCCGCCAGCAAGGAGGATCACAAGGCGGGGCGCACTCTGGATCTGACGATGGTGCACGCCGACACCCGGCGCGGCCGGGACTTCTTCCGCGCCGGCAGCTTCGACGCGATCGTCACCGACGCGCCGTACGGGGTGCAGCACGGCACCCGCGGCCAGGCGGACCGGTTGACCCGCGACCCGCTGGGTCTGCTGGCCGAGGCGCTGCCGGTGTGGGTGGCGCTGCTGCGCCCCGGCGGGGCGCTGGGGATCTCCTGGAACACCCTGGTCGCCGCCCGCGACGACCTGGCGGCGCTGCTGGTCAAGGCGGGCCTGAAGGTGGCCGACGGTCCGGGGTACGCCGGGTTCGCGCACCGGGTCGATCAGGCGATCGTCCGCGATCTGATCGTCGCCCGCCGCCCGTAA
- a CDS encoding GNAT family N-acetyltransferase — translation MGHAYQVDNEELRTARLSLRRPTPADIDAIYRIHSDPRAYAHNPADALANLTEAEELYQRWNAHWEQYGFGYRTVHSQLQTSQPLGFCGVKQMQLHGRTVLNLFYRLDPLAWGNRVATEAATAIVNWATAHLPDQPIIARVRPDNTASLKVAARVGLHRAPHLDTDGEDGLDLIFTANWPETAGPVHDPRP, via the coding sequence ATGGGCCACGCCTACCAGGTCGACAACGAGGAGCTGCGGACCGCGCGGCTGTCGCTGCGCCGCCCGACTCCTGCTGATATCGACGCCATCTACCGAATACACAGCGATCCAAGGGCATATGCGCACAATCCCGCTGACGCGCTTGCCAACCTGACAGAAGCAGAGGAGCTCTACCAGCGCTGGAACGCGCACTGGGAGCAGTACGGTTTCGGCTACCGGACCGTGCACAGCCAACTGCAGACCAGCCAACCGCTCGGCTTCTGCGGCGTCAAACAGATGCAGCTGCACGGCCGCACAGTTCTGAACCTCTTCTACCGCCTCGACCCGCTGGCGTGGGGCAACAGAGTAGCCACCGAAGCCGCCACCGCAATCGTCAACTGGGCAACGGCGCACCTGCCCGACCAACCGATCATCGCGAGAGTCCGACCTGACAACACGGCATCGCTCAAGGTCGCCGCCCGCGTCGGCCTGCATCGTGCTCCGCATCTGGACACGGACGGGGAGGACGGCCTCGACTTGATCTTCACCGCCAACTGGCCCGAAACCGCCGGGCCGGTTCACGACCCGCGCCCCTGA